In one Epinephelus lanceolatus isolate andai-2023 chromosome 19, ASM4190304v1, whole genome shotgun sequence genomic region, the following are encoded:
- the LOC117269277 gene encoding proteinase-activated receptor 3, producing MGKLLLLFFFVLCVSGTLQKKGKTRNKVKRNNSEPAVAVPRTFLGDPFIQTNLFSVLNGTQAPLSSHSPPALQSLSNNTASYLRGPLSTRVIPIIYMLAVTVGIPANIAILYTLATKIRKVSSAILYCSLTVSDLFLLFSLFFKAHYHFHGNHWVLGEAACRMVTACFYGNLYCSAQTLACISIKHYLAVVHPFMYKSLPKRTFSGWVSVAVWGVFGAAVVPELVVQQSYWIPEVGRITCHDVLPLYYDSHVFLLYYNLFLTIFGLLLPLVVTMVCYARIVSELNRSHYDWAMYIKASSLVLIIFMVCFTPAGVLHFVHYVQLFADGTESLYVHFKMAVCLCCLHACLDPFLFVIMSKSAGSRLYSRAVKGKTLSLSI from the coding sequence gaaaaacaaggAACAAAGTGAAGAGAAACAACTCTGAGCCTGCGGTTGCCGTGCCCAGAACTTTTTTAGGAGACCCATTCATTCAGACCAACTTGTTTTCTGTCCTAAATGGGACACAAGCTCCCCTTTCATCTCACTCCCCTCCAGCACTGCAGTCTCTAAGCAACAACACAGCCAGCTATCTCCGCGGCCCTCTGAGCACACGGGTCATCCCAATTATTTATATGTTGGCGGTCACTGTCGGGATCCCAGCCAACATCGCCATCTTGTACACTCTGGCCACTAAAATTAGAAAGGTGTCCTCTGCCATTCTGTACTGCAGCCTGACCGTCTCcgacctcttcctcctcttctccctcttcttcaAGGCTCACTACCATTTCCATGGAAACCACTGGGTGCTCGGGGAGGCTGCGTGTCGAATGGTCACGGCCTGTTTCTATGGCAACCTCTACTGCTCAGCCCAGACGCTGGCCTGCATCAGCATCAAGCATTACCTGGCTGTCGTGCACCCGTTCATGTACAAAAGTCTCCCCAAGAGGACGTTCAGTGGCTGGGTCAGTGTGGCCGTTTGGGGGGTGTTTGGTGCCGCTGTGGTACCCGAGCTCGTCGTCCAGCAGAGCTACTGGATCCCTGAGGTGGGCCGCATCACCTGCCATGACGTTTTGCCTTTGTACTATGACTCCCATGTCTTCCTGCTCTACTACAACCTGTTTCTAACCATATTTGGCCTCCTGTTGCCACTTGTGGTCACGATGGTGTGCTATGCCCGCATCGTGTCCGAGCTCAACAGATCGCACTATGACTGGGCGATGTACATCAAGGCCAGCTCCCTGGTGTTAATCATCTTCATGGTGTGTTTCACTCCCGCTGGAGTCCTGCATTTTGTCCATTATGTGCAACTGTTTGCAGATGGAACTGAGAGTTTGTATGTGCACTTTAAAATGgcggtgtgtttgtgttgcctcCATGCCTGTCTGGACCCCTTCCTCTTTGTCATCATGTCCAAGTCTGCAGGCTCCAGGCTTTACTCTAGGGCCGTTAAAGGCAAGACTCTGAGCCTATCCATCTAA